The genome window GACTCCGACACCGCAGACTGCCACCCCCCGCCCGGGGAACAGGGTCACCGCGATAGAACATCGATACGCACACGTACATCCTTAGTGAcggctgcagaaagcaaacccGCGGCCGGGACTCCCCGTTCCTCCCCGAGGCTGCGGGGAGCGGGGCAGCACCAGTGCGAGCAGAAGCGGAAAGCCGAAGCTGGGCCTTGTAAAAAGAACATACAGGAAAAACCATGCGACAAATCCGCTGCCTTTTATACAAGGGCATAAACATCAAAGAGCTGGACACCACCCTGCGTTTGgggacagcacagagcaaatcTGTGGGGCGAGAACCCCCCCGTGGCTGCCAGCCTCTCGGTTGGGCACAGAGACACAAACACGGCAGTCCCCGCTGCGCTGGGGGCCGATGTGGGGCCGCGTGGCCGCCGGTCACGACTGGGCGTGGGGGATCCACTGACTGTCCATGGGGCGCCGCAGCAGCTCCTCCACGTGCTGGGCCACGTCCATGGTGTCGTCCAGGTCGAAGTCGCCTTCAGGGTCCAGCACGGTCTCAGGGCTGCGGGAGGTGAGGGGGTGAGGGTGGGGGCCAGGGTGGCCGCAGGGGGGATGGGGGCGATACCTACTTCTGTGTGTACATGTTGTAATGTGGGTGGGAGCAGACGGCCGGCGACGGAGCCTGGTCCATGTAGGTGCCCCCCCCTGGGACGGCATCGCCTGATGCACTCACAAACCTGCAGGGATGAGAGTGGATGAGTGGGAACGCAAACTGCCTCCTAGAAGGGATCCAGTCCCTGCACACTCTCCCCATCTCAGTCCCCATTAGCAGCAGCCACCTGCATGGTCCCAGCCCCGCTGGCTATGGGGAGATTTGGGCTCCCAGAGGAGCACCACAGCCCTTTGCTACTGGGCACTACGAGCTGCTCATCCCCAGCACcaatgtggccagcagggcactATAGCTGGGAACTACCCAGCCCAGCAAGCCAGGGATGAACCGACGGGACGCTGCACACTTGCACTTACTCTGGCACAACTTGCTTGATCTGTGGCTTCACGTACCCGTCCACAGCTTTAGCTAGAGGAAAGAAGGCAGTGCTGAGGTGCAGAACTGCGGGCACACTGCACACCTGCAGAGGGGTGGAGGCCCCCAGGGCTGGATGTGCTGGGAAGCCCAGCCCCCCCCCAgaggaggcagagaggagaGATGCATGAGGGGTGAAGGGCAGCGCTACCTGGCGTGGACTCACAGAGAACCGGTGTGTAGTACTTGGAGAAGACCTCATCCTTGGGCCGGTCAGGGAACACGTAGATGAGGTAACTGAGGTCCCCGAGACGGTCGGCCAGCGAGCGGATAGAAAAGTCCCTGGTGGTGAAAGGCATCAGGTTCCAGAACATCCTCTCAGCTGGAAGACAAGCAATGGACCACAATGATGCCTGGGGTGAGCCTGAGACTGTGCTGAAAATCCAGCATTGCTTCCTgagctttttccttcccccaacATCTGGGGCCAAAATGCAGCAGCCAgaaagcaggagcaggaggagtgaatgggagctgcaggcacGTGTCTGGTGGTGCTAGTGCCAAGTGGACACAGGAGGCACCAAAGGAGCCCAGATGGGGACAcagagatggggggggggctgcactCACCGGAGTCAAACTTCCATGCGATGGTGATGCCGCCGATCTCTGAGTCACTGAAGCGCAGCAGGAAGGTGCCGTCGGGTTTGCTGATGAGGAGGTCGTGCGCCTGCTGCTTGTTGACGAAGCCCAGAATGGCCCTAAGCAGAGCGAGGGCGTCAGGCGGGTGCTGCGGGGCCACGCGTGCGGAGAAGGATGGCTCTTACCCATCGTTCCAGTGCGGCTTCAGATGCTTCTTCAGCACCTCCATCACACCGTCAAACCACTGCCAGAAGGTGTAGTTCCTCCCAGGCAGATTTTCCTGTGGAAAGCCCTCAAAAATGAGTGCTCCTGCCTccaaacacacagcacacactggCTGGATGCTGCAGAGCTAGGCGCCCACCAGCCCTCATACCACAATGCCAcgcagcacagcccagggagCACCAGCAGTGACCCCCCCAGGGACGcaatgcacagctgcagcctccagacATGGAGGGCAACACCTCCTGATCTGCTGCAGTCAACACCTGCTTGGGTTTTGCACTGATCCAACACACAACAGTATTCTTTGGGCATAAGCACCGGCCCTGCAGTGCAGCCAAGCCCATCCTGGCACACGGAGCACCCGCTCACCCGGTTGAACTGGGCCCAGGACACCGTGGTGCTGCTGTAATCCTCCAGGTGGGAGCTGGTGCTGTTGAAGAGCTTCTGTGCCAGGAACACCAAGTTCTCCTTCGTCAGCCCGCGGCTGCTCTGCACCTCCGCCTTGAACTTCATGTTGAGAGCCTCACAGAGCTGCGGCCACTGCACTTTTTCAGGCACGGCGAAGGGCACGCGGCCCTGGGGAGGACACGGCACGGGGTCAGCATGGCCACCACCCGGCCCTGGGCACAaacccacagagcagccctggggcgGATGGAGCCCACCCAGCCCCCTGCAGCAGCGATACTCACGGGCTCCGCAAAGGCGTTGTCCCAGAGCACGGTGGCCGTGGCGTTGTTGTCCTGGCTGCCATGAACGATCAccaccacaggcagggacagcgtctgcaggaaggaaagacaGCGGCACAGAGCTGAGATGGGATGTGGTGGGACCTCCCATCacctcacacacacaccccaaatACACTCCCCATCCCAGTCCCACAGCTTTGACCCTACAATGTGGGCACGGTGCCCACAGTTCACCTGTGGCCAATAGCTTTACCTTCACCTGGAAGACCAACTCATTGCCACCAACACTGAACTGCGACTCAAAGAGGATGGTGAATTTCTCCTCTGTCACTGACTCAGCGCCGCGGCGGTCTGAGCGCTTGATCCGCTTCAAGGACTGTGGGGACACGAGAGGTGAGCACGAGGGGGACGGGTGGGACATAAGGGGTGAGGAAGGAGGGTGCAGGACAGATGGGGACACAAGGGATGAGCACAAGGGATGGTGTGGGCAGAGGCGCCGAGCTCAGGACCGTTGGCTCTCACCATGTTGCGGAAGTGTGCGCTGAGCGTCCCGGTGGCCTGGTGGTATTCCATCACACAGCAGTTGTTGAGAATCTCCCCACTGCTCTCACTGCATGAGGACAGCAGGTCAGGATGGCAGCAGCCCCTcgcagcccccagccccgctgccTCCACATCCCCCCTCCTGGCCCCTCAGGCATTACTTGCGGGTGCTTTCGTTCTTCAGCAGGGCCTTGGCTTGCTGCTCGCTGATGATGGTGGCCTTCACCTGGGGGGGGTTCATGTGCACGTTCAGCTTCCCCCCCACCAGGAGCCTCACGGTGGCTGCAAACTTGGTCTGTGTCTTCAGCACCTGGGGAGGCTGCTTCTCGATGATGAAGGTGCTGGGGGGCAGAGAGTCAGGTGGGCTGAGGAGCCCAAAAtgctccccacccccccaagCCACCCTCCTACCTGGTGACCAGGGCAGAGATGATGTCTGTGATGGTGCCGTTCAGCTCCGACAGCATCTCCTCCACGGGGCCAGGGAtgggcagctgctggcacaAGTGCTCGGCGCGTCGGATCTGCTGCCTGTTCTGCCAGATGATCTCCGCCAGCTTCTCACACCTGGGGGGCAGCAGgctcagcacccacagcagGGATGGACCCAGCTCCCAACTCCCACCAGCACCCACCAGGTCTGCAGCACGTCCAGGGTGCCCTCGGGGGGGCCGCCGTTGCCCGCCAGCTGCTGCCGGCGCTTCCATTGGATCAGCTCATCGTCCAGGATCGTCGTCTGCTGTTTGCGCAGCAGCTGCAGCGTCTTCTGGTGCTTCTCAGCCAGCTCCTGCCGGGCAGGGCAGTGTCACAGCACACAGGGGTGGCACACAGCCGGTGTGGGGACACCCCCCGGCACTCACCACGCGGTACTGCTGTAGTGTCTGCGCCTCCCGGTGCAGCCAGGCCTCCAGTGACGCCTTCTTCTGCTGCAGCGTCGTCTCCCGTGAGAGACGCTCCTGGGGACCCAGCTGGGacagctgagagaactgggctggggatgggaaCAGCGTTAGGGCACAGCCAGCACCCGGCCCCacaccccccccagcccctcaggCACCTTGCAGGCGCATGTTCTCCTGGTACTGGATGATGAAATACTCCTGTGTTTGCTGCAGCTTCTTCAGCTCATTCTCTGAGTCCTGCGTGATGAGCCGCAGCTCCTCAAAGGTCTGGTTGATCTGCAGGTGCTTCTGCGACATGGCGTCCACCAGAGTGCCGGCGGGCAGGGGGCTCTGTGTGGGTACGGAAGCACTCAGCATGGCTGGGGATCCCCTCTGGGTGGTGGGGGGACAAAGGGGCCCTCCCTATCCCCACCAGGACCTGGAGGGCAGTGAGCACCTCCCCATTCCCCCTCCATCACCCTGATGATGGAGACCCCCTGCACCCCCACCCACAGGACCCATTCCCTCACTCCGGTGATGCCTGCAGCCCCACTCACGTTGTTCGCCTCCCGCACCAGCCTCTGTTCATGGTACAGGATGTGCCGGATGCAGCGCACCAGCTCCATGGGGCAGCGGTCATACGTGTTCTGAATAGAGAtgtgagctgagctgggagcgGGGCAGGGGACCCCAGTCACCCCACGGCAGCCCCCAACTCACCTGCAGCTGCGTGACATAATGCCCCAGTTTGATCTTCAGCAGGAAGCCGTCCTCACCCACTTGGTGATCCGCcttcttctgcagctcctggatcAGCCCATCCAGCAGCTGCGTCGCCTTCACATTCTCCTGCGGGTTGTCGAGGTCGATGGAGTCCCTTGGGGGTGCAACAGAGCAATGGCAGCGGGGTTCAGAGCAGTGGCAGTGGGGCAGCACGGTGCTGCAGGGCTCGGTGCGGGCCGACTCACCATGCCTGGCTCTCAATCCACTGCGACAGGTAGTGCCGCACCTCAATGGGAAAGTGATGCCCATAGAGAGCCTGCATCTGCCGCAGGGCTTCACCCTGAAGCTGCTGCGCCTGGATCCACACCGCCATGGCTCACCACCTGCGGGGACACATCATCAGCACCACGCAGGGACCCCACACCGGGCACCCCCAGAGCACCCCAAAGGGACGGGGGGGATCTCAGCTCTGCGTCACCACTCTGTTCTAGGAAAAGCCATTGGAGAGCTTGCAGGCATTCATGAATGTCTCTGCTGCCTCGGCCACAGTGCTgccatttccctttgctgcACCACAGACTCACAGTCAGGGAAGCGAGGGCTGGGACTGGCAAGGAGCCCCGCTGTCAATAGGGCCGAGCAgcctcagcagccccagcagcgcAGGTTCTGGATGCAGGCACACAGCCCTGGCATCCCCACGGGCAGGGAGCAGCCACGCACACAGCAAACAGAGCCAGGACTGCAGAGAGACGGCACCTACCCAGTGCCAGACCTTTCCCCCACTCCCCACCCCACACAGGAAGAGGAACAATAACCGAGTTGgctaaaaatgattttttcccttATAAAAAGCAAGGAACATTTCCCCATTCACAGAAGAGACAGTGAGCTAGAAATTCTGCTGGAAAGGGAGGCCGGGGGGaggcaataaaaacagaaagcaatgaggAAAAGGGTACGGGGGGAGGCTGATAGCAACGCACGCGCAGGCAGTTAGCAATTGCTGACCATTGATAAGAGGCACTGATGGAAATGccactgctggcagagctgcagaggatgCCAGGAATGGTTTTACTGCATCAGGAAGGGATGGAACCCAGGGAGCAGCCCAGGCCCAGCACAGAAACATCAGCACggacaaaagaacaaacaaatgttGCTCCTCCTATCAAGAAAATGGTGATATATTCCATcttacagcagcagaacactTCCTACTCCACTTCAATGGGTTGTTAAGCAACAAGTATTAATCTGCCGCTGCGGTCAGCTCACCGTTAGGGCACACAAAAGGCTCTGCCCTTGGAGCAGGAGATGGGAACATCACAGTGGGAAGGGCGGGCAGAATGGGAgcgctggggggggggggaacaggaCAGCCCTGAAAGGCACCCCATGGGCACTAGGATGAGACCTGCAGCCAAAGAAAAGCATCACTGATGCAGCCACAGGCATTTCTCcacactgcttgttttctgcctcATCCGCAGGCTGGGGAACCTCCCcgggagctgcagggctgcagagtgCGGCAGGAAGCACAATGCTGCAACTGCTGTGGCCTCGTTGTTGTGCATGGAGCTGCCCCACCATGGGAACCAACCACGAGCACAGCAGACATTCCCAAAAGATGCAGAAACCTCTggtgccacatccccatcccagccccacccTGTCCCCATTCCATCCTGCTCCTGCATCCTCAGgacacagccccagcagccatGTCGCAGTCAGATCCATccttcagcagcaccagggtCAGCTGCAGCAGTCAGCCACATGCACGCTCAAACAATTGCAGGAGACACATAATTGCAGTGGTTTAAGCTACTTTGCATTTAGTTAGTCCTGGCAGTGAGCTATAATCCCACCCATTACCACAGCTCGGTTAACCAGCAGCAACTCAACAAGCCACAGCAACTTGCCTGCTGGTGACTTAAtgcttgcagtgctgtgctcacgGTGGGACAGTTGTTGTGGAGGGGGACAGCGGGGACAGCTTGGGGAGGGGAGCCCGGCAGGATCGGGTGGGAAATGCCAGGAGCTTCACTGCCCAATTAGTATTACAAAATGGATGAAACGCAGCCAAAATAGGTTTCCTAGAGGGCTCAAGGCAGCAACATGAGGGAGATGGGAGCACCTCTGAGTCCAGGGGTGGCCAAGGGacccagcaggagctgcagtcagAATGGGCTGTGATCACAACCACCATTGCCCCAGAGCCTcccatgcacagcagcaggctggcagCCAGCTCCAGCCATGAGCTGCAGGAAAGCCACAGCCCAGCGGCAAACAGACAAAAGGAGGGAAATGTCTCATAGGGTGAGGCTGGCAGTCACAATCCTGCGTGCAAGGAGCCCCAGCATGGGCAGCACCTGCCCAAGGACCACTGccttcaggctgctgctgccctggtgagccagctccagctgagctCAGGATGCCCCTGAGATGCTGTAAGCTGCTTTTCACATGGATGCTGTGGGGTGCTCATAGGATGTTCATGGCACACAGCCCTGGGATGCTCGCAGGATGCTCACAGTACATGGCTGTGGGATGCTTGCAGGGCCCCCACATCATGCTTGAAACACACAACCCCTCTAGGGATGATGGCCCCTGTGCTCACACCAGTACACCCACTGACTGCAGCCCCCAGTCCCCCATGTGCTCTGAAGAGTCAGGTAAAGCACTGGGGGGACACACACCAAGGGGCTGtggctgctcctgccccatgTGCCCCTCTGTCACAGCAGTGCCCGCACTGTCCTTTGCATggtgctcccccagccccaagcAGGGGCGTCTGGGTGCAATTTCCTCCCAGCAGGGAGCAGTTgcccccccttcctccccctgtGCTACAGCTGCGGTGCCGACtccacagcagccctgtgcctgcCAAGGTAAACACACAGACACGTGGTTTCCCAGCACCTCCGGGAGCCCACGATCCCTTCCAGGTCAGAGATGGCCTCGCTGGTGGCCACAGAGCTGGACCCCATGCACCCCATGGGCTGGTGCTCCCAGAGGGGCACTGTGCCATAGCAGGGACCCACATcccacagagaaaagcagctcacACCAGGTCTCACCCAGAGCTGGATGCGGCCCCATCCCACTGGCTCTAGAAGAAGTGATGccaacagccagcagcagcctctcagCACATGGATGGGGCCGGTTCCCCCACACAGACACCCATGTGCTGCTATCCCTGCACCACACCAGGGATGCACACAGTCCCCCAGGCAGCCCCTCTCAGCTGAGCTGCCCCTGGTGCCACCCCAGCTCAGTCCCTTCACCTCCTAAGTGGCTGCCACATGCTGCATCCAGCCCTGAAGACATGAAGGGCTCTGTGTGCACCCAAAGGGCCCCGGAGCCCACGGCCACCCTGGGCTCAGAAAGCCCCAAGCACAGTCCCTGGCTCCTCCGCATCGCGGGGCCAGCAGTGCGGGCTGGGCTGCCACCCCCCACCTGTGCACTCATCCTGGGGCCATACTCACCAGGGTCCGCTcgctgcagcctgcagggcagcacagtgctggctccGGGCAGGCACTGCCGGCACAGCCGGGTCCCGGCGCGGCCGTTTTGCAGGCTGCGTGCTACAGGaaggagctgagagcagctATTTCCTTCCAAAATGTCAGCTGCCTGCGCAGCCGGGCAGCGCTGTGCTCCGGCTGCTTCCTTCcaccacctgcacagcacaacTGGGGGCACAGGGATGGCACCCTGCCCTCatccctcccacctcccctttGTGGGACGCAGCCTCAACCTGTGCTGTTGAGCCCCCCCGGACACCAGCCCCAGGGGGAAGCGCTGAGGATGGACACGGGGGGTTTGTGCTCACCTGCACCTTGTGGCTCCGCTCGGCATCAGAGCTGAGCCCACAGCCCCTGCCTTCCCCAAACACCCACAGAGCAGCCGCTGTGCTGGGATCAGCACTGTTTGCCCCTTCTACACCCACATTCGGTTTCCAGCTTTCAGCTGTGAGATGGAGGCAGTGGCGGGTTCAGGAGAGCTCCTTCTAGAAGCTCAGTGCTTTGATGGGGTTTGTCTcatgctgaagagcagcagcagctgagggctcAGCCCCAGCGGCACTGAGAGGCAGTGGGATCAACTCCTGCCACACTGCATGGGGGACTGGGGCAGCAGAACAccgggctgctgctggcactcacagctggcagcagtgggggagaaattcagtgtttcctCCCCGGCAGCCGCTGGGCAGAGGCGCGGTGCCCACTCTGGGCTCTCCCATCCGGCAGAggccacacagccctgcagcgTCAGGAGCCAAAAATGGAGAacttgcagcagtgcaggaacaGGGGAACCCCGAGTGAGCGCCGCGAGGAGGGCGGCCTGTGTGTGTCCTGCACGGGCAGGGACCGGAGCTGCACCCGCTGCCCAGCACCAGCCCGGGGCCAGCAGTGCCCTCACATAATATCAATCAGAGtcattacattcatttttatttgcccTCTGACACTCGAGGGTTTGGGGACGTGTGGCTCCCCCTTCAGATTTTCCCTTACAACCACAGAGGCCCAGCAGCCCACgtaaaaaacaaaccagcaaaaTACCCAGTGAAATCCCAGCGAAATCCCTTGAATCCAGGGGCTGACAGCAGCTCCCGCACACTGCAGCGCTTCTGACCACGTGCAGCGCTTTCCTGATGCTACA of Coturnix japonica isolate 7356 chromosome 27, Coturnix japonica 2.1, whole genome shotgun sequence contains these proteins:
- the LOC107325190 gene encoding signal transducer and activator of transcription 5B isoform X2, producing the protein MAVWIQAQQLQGEALRQMQALYGHHFPIEVRHYLSQWIESQAWDSIDLDNPQENVKATQLLDGLIQELQKKADHQVGEDGFLLKIKLGHYVTQLQNTYDRCPMELVRCIRHILYHEQRLVREANNSPLPAGTLVDAMSQKHLQINQTFEELRLITQDSENELKKLQQTQEYFIIQYQENMRLQAQFSQLSQLGPQERLSRETTLQQKKASLEAWLHREAQTLQQYRVELAEKHQKTLQLLRKQQTTILDDELIQWKRRQQLAGNGGPPEGTLDVLQTWCEKLAEIIWQNRQQIRRAEHLCQQLPIPGPVEEMLSELNGTITDIISALVTSTFIIEKQPPQVLKTQTKFAATVRLLVGGKLNVHMNPPQVKATIISEQQAKALLKNESTRNESSGEILNNCCVMEYHQATGTLSAHFRNMSLKRIKRSDRRGAESVTEEKFTILFESQFSVGGNELVFQVKTLSLPVVVIVHGSQDNNATATVLWDNAFAEPGRVPFAVPEKVQWPQLCEALNMKFKAEVQSSRGLTKENLVFLAQKLFNSTSSHLEDYSSTTVSWAQFNRENLPGRNYTFWQWFDGVMEVLKKHLKPHWNDGAILGFVNKQQAHDLLISKPDGTFLLRFSDSEIGGITIAWKFDSAERMFWNLMPFTTRDFSIRSLADRLGDLSYLIYVFPDRPKDEVFSKYYTPVLSKAVDGYVKPQIKQVVPEFVSASGDAVPGGGTYMDQAPSPAVCSHPHYNMYTQNPETVLDPEGDFDLDDTMDVAQHVEELLRRPMDSQWIPHAQS
- the LOC107325190 gene encoding signal transducer and activator of transcription 5B isoform X1 — its product is MAVWIQAQQLQGEALRQMQALYGHHFPIEVRHYLSQWIESQAWDSIDLDNPQENVKATQLLDGLIQELQKKADHQVGEDGFLLKIKLGHYVTQLQNTYDRCPMELVRCIRHILYHEQRLVREANNSPLPAGTLVDAMSQKHLQINQTFEELRLITQDSENELKKLQQTQEYFIIQYQENMRLQAQFSQLSQLGPQERLSRETTLQQKKASLEAWLHREAQTLQQYRVELAEKHQKTLQLLRKQQTTILDDELIQWKRRQQLAGNGGPPEGTLDVLQTWCEKLAEIIWQNRQQIRRAEHLCQQLPIPGPVEEMLSELNGTITDIISALVTSTFIIEKQPPQVLKTQTKFAATVRLLVGGKLNVHMNPPQVKATIISEQQAKALLKNESTRNESSGEILNNCCVMEYHQATGTLSAHFRNMSLKRIKRSDRRGAESVTEEKFTILFESQFSVGGNELVFQVKTLSLPVVVIVHGSQDNNATATVLWDNAFAEPGRVPFAVPEKVQWPQLCEALNMKFKAEVQSSRGLTKENLVFLAQKLFNSTSSHLEDYSSTTVSWAQFNRENLPGRNYTFWQWFDGVMEVLKKHLKPHWNDGAILGFVNKQQAHDLLISKPDGTFLLRFSDSEIGGITIAWKFDSAERMFWNLMPFTTRDFSIRSLADRLGDLSYLIYVFPDRPKDEVFSKYYTPVLCESTPAKAVDGYVKPQIKQVVPEFVSASGDAVPGGGTYMDQAPSPAVCSHPHYNMYTQNPETVLDPEGDFDLDDTMDVAQHVEELLRRPMDSQWIPHAQS